From the Gramella sp. Hel_I_59 genome, one window contains:
- a CDS encoding DUF2461 domain-containing protein has protein sequence MDFKRLFSFLRELNKNNSKEWMDEHRKEYHHIRDSYILWLNELDIKLANVDEDYAPTEGKKAINRINNNLMFHPNKPIYKDHFGAGLDDKPEKGDFYIHIGINGSFVAGGFYRPKKSILDSIRSAIDYNGAEFKDIIEKKSFVETFGGLIDDEKLKTAPKGFSKDHQHIELLRNKTFAVQVDLTQKQILKKDFQEKLVEIYREMLPFRNYLNKAITV, from the coding sequence ATGGATTTCAAAAGATTGTTCTCTTTTCTACGGGAACTTAATAAGAATAATTCGAAAGAGTGGATGGACGAGCATCGTAAAGAATATCATCATATTCGTGACTCTTATATCTTATGGTTGAATGAGCTGGATATAAAACTGGCTAATGTTGATGAAGATTATGCACCTACCGAAGGTAAGAAAGCCATCAACAGGATCAATAATAACCTGATGTTTCACCCTAATAAGCCAATTTACAAAGATCATTTTGGCGCAGGTCTGGATGACAAGCCTGAAAAAGGAGATTTTTATATTCATATAGGGATCAATGGTAGCTTTGTGGCCGGTGGATTCTACCGTCCCAAAAAGTCCATACTTGATAGCATACGTTCAGCTATCGACTATAATGGCGCTGAGTTTAAAGATATCATCGAAAAGAAATCATTTGTAGAAACTTTCGGCGGACTCATAGACGATGAAAAACTGAAGACCGCACCCAAAGGCTTTAGTAAGGATCATCAACATATCGAGCTGCTGCGGAATAAGACTTTTGCTGTTCAGGTTGACCTCACTCAAAAACAAATTCTGAAGAAGGATTTTCAGGAAAAACTGGTAGAGATCTATAGGGAGATGCTGCCTTTCCGAAATTATTTGAATAAAGCAATCACAGTTTGA
- the prmA gene encoding 50S ribosomal protein L11 methyltransferase, protein MTGHYYEYHFTIQPVAPASEILIAELGELGFESFVENEDGITAYVPEEQFADDLLDEVHILKSEEFSIDYKVKKIERVNWNEEWEKNFTPILVDDECSVRAPFHEKPDTRFDIVIEPKMSFGTGHHSTTHMMIQHILKNDWEGKSVLDMGCGTGVLAILARMKGATPVEAIDIDNWCYLNTLENIERNNCEDIKVEEGGAELLSGRKYDVILANINRNILLNDMATYVECLQDSGSIYFSGFYTEDLPVIKSACEKHGLKFIEHIERNNWVAAKFSF, encoded by the coding sequence ATGACCGGACATTATTACGAATATCATTTCACGATACAACCGGTCGCGCCAGCTTCAGAAATATTGATCGCAGAACTAGGGGAACTTGGTTTTGAAAGTTTTGTTGAGAATGAAGATGGGATTACCGCTTATGTGCCGGAAGAGCAATTTGCAGATGATTTACTGGATGAGGTGCATATTCTCAAATCTGAAGAATTCAGTATTGATTATAAAGTAAAGAAAATCGAACGGGTGAACTGGAACGAGGAGTGGGAAAAGAATTTTACTCCTATACTGGTAGATGATGAGTGCAGCGTTCGGGCACCCTTTCACGAGAAGCCGGATACCCGGTTCGATATTGTTATAGAGCCAAAAATGTCATTTGGTACTGGTCATCATTCCACAACTCATATGATGATCCAGCATATTCTAAAGAATGACTGGGAAGGTAAATCTGTATTGGATATGGGATGTGGTACTGGAGTCCTGGCTATTTTAGCAAGAATGAAAGGTGCAACTCCTGTTGAAGCGATTGATATCGATAACTGGTGCTACCTGAACACGCTGGAAAATATTGAGCGTAACAATTGTGAAGATATTAAAGTTGAAGAAGGTGGGGCAGAATTGCTATCTGGTAGAAAATACGATGTAATTCTTGCCAATATCAATAGAAATATTTTGTTGAATGATATGGCTACTTATGTAGAGTGTCTGCAAGATTCCGGAAGTATATACTTTAGTGGATTTTATACCGAAGACCTTCCGGTAATAAAGTCGGCATGTGAAAAGCATGGTTTGAAGTTTATAGAACACATAGAAAGAAATAACTGGGTAGCTGCAAAGTTTTCATTTTAA
- a CDS encoding ATP-dependent Clp protease adaptor ClpS encodes MSTKEEVLEQVDLKTQKQRENEIVLFNDDYNTFDHVIETLIYACEHTPEQAEQCSILVHYKGKCTVKTGPYDELEPRCSKLLDAGLSAEIV; translated from the coding sequence ATGAGTACGAAAGAGGAAGTTTTAGAACAGGTTGACCTGAAAACGCAAAAACAGCGTGAAAATGAGATTGTCTTATTTAATGATGATTATAACACTTTTGATCATGTGATCGAAACATTGATTTATGCTTGTGAGCATACTCCCGAACAGGCAGAACAATGTAGTATTCTGGTTCATTATAAAGGAAAATGTACTGTAAAAACCGGACCCTATGATGAATTGGAGCCACGATGCTCAAAATTGCTAGATGCAGGATTGAGTGCTGAGATCGTATAG
- a CDS encoding M57 family metalloprotease, with translation MKKITLLTLSLGVLFFASCEKEDVSEISPETAKVQEGQISKEVLKRISDLNFNSKHVEKQMMMLPDGSSIENYLIEGDIAMTKDQLFSMSSASITDKQYRTNNLVSSPRTVNVIGYTGGSQALSSKQRTALQYAIGNYNALDLGITFTLTFGTNYQPYDIVVYQTNNGQAGGVAGFPRNGNPYKFVQIFSGMQNYDTNTNEHVMTHEIGHAVGLRHTDWYSRQSCGQSGESAGADGAVHIPGTPTGFDSNSIMLACFGGNEDGEFGYYDTVALNYLY, from the coding sequence ATGAAAAAAATTACACTTCTTACCCTATCTCTGGGAGTATTGTTCTTTGCTTCCTGTGAAAAAGAGGATGTTTCAGAAATTTCTCCAGAAACAGCTAAAGTTCAAGAAGGTCAGATTTCGAAAGAGGTTCTCAAAAGAATTTCTGATCTCAATTTCAATTCAAAACATGTTGAAAAACAAATGATGATGCTTCCTGATGGAAGTTCTATCGAAAATTACCTTATCGAAGGTGATATTGCTATGACGAAAGATCAATTATTTAGCATGTCCTCGGCATCTATTACTGACAAGCAGTATCGAACCAATAACCTGGTGAGTTCACCTCGAACTGTGAATGTAATTGGGTATACCGGAGGAAGTCAGGCTCTCTCCAGTAAGCAGAGAACAGCTCTGCAATATGCTATTGGCAATTACAATGCACTGGATCTTGGAATTACCTTTACACTTACTTTTGGAACTAACTATCAGCCTTACGATATCGTAGTTTACCAGACCAACAATGGTCAGGCGGGCGGAGTTGCAGGATTTCCTAGGAATGGTAACCCATATAAATTTGTGCAGATCTTCTCAGGTATGCAGAACTACGACACGAACACGAACGAACACGTGATGACTCACGAGATTGGACATGCTGTAGGCTTAAGACATACAGATTGGTATAGTCGACAAAGTTGTGGACAAAGCGGAGAATCTGCAGGAGCAGATGGTGCAGTCCATATCCCAGGAACACCAACCGGCTTTGATTCGAATTCTATTATGCTGGCCTGCTTTGGTGGCAATGAAGACGGCGAATTTGGATATTATGATACCGTTGCCCTAAACTACTTATACTAA